The Pectinophora gossypiella chromosome 15, ilPecGoss1.1, whole genome shotgun sequence genome has a window encoding:
- the LOC126372959 gene encoding NPC intracellular cholesterol transporter 1 homolog 1b-like has protein sequence MKLFGLFFFVYLWCSVQTRCVMREECVIVNGFPKNCPYDGDPLPILANLTQELQEAVIQNLLHRCPNLILDEDGNQKLDDEILACCDYAQLQGMADSLLIAEGVLGRCPACVRNFARQVCEMNCSPDQARFVDVVRIETSVDGVDYVDEMNFRMHEDFMEDAYASCSGVLLPQTGMPAVNLMCGSASVCDAHAWFSFTGDTSSNPLAPVQVNFIKSTSEDESMHVRVTHCNETIYNDLPCNCIDCMANCPTGIEPIPFEPCTILSVNCYAFSASLIVLLISIIIIAFWTRKDYTTAKKQSIDTKPEEPKKHHANRMTRIFQSLFTKIGRFSAGNPLLMITLTTWLAFAMFFGVIRLNVSSNPIELWSAPDSRSRADLNYYNSRFGPFYRASQVFLRFTGLTSFTHNNQTFGPAFRIEAVHELIRLETAIMNIGRDNGGVTLEEVCYAPLRPPGGERRIDQCVTMSVGTYFGEDRIVDNNTYLTQIQNCMNNHLFFGCQATWGGGAEPEISFGGYDGDNIFSADTLLMNFPINNFLLERDLIPVLEWEQSFIDLMHDYEANSKPDYVSVAFGAERSIEDEIERVSVLEAVPIIISYILMFLYIMVALGNVRSCKTWYIESKIVVAIAVVIIVLISIFCAMGVMGFSGVTLTLLAINVVPFFVLSVGVDNVFLMVNTLHELQYKLKEYDDYNENFSFNRKRAFLFGKMLGKVGPSMFVSSVTQITCFAIGSLANFPAVVTFSVFVSISLAFLFVFQITTVAAILSIDYKRVSQSRVDVFCCIQKKVLDDSDPLNADTPYQSVITKVMEPYTKFLLKWWTKMVVVAIFVVLLSTSIMLIPNLEVGLDQEMSLPVDSYVYTYLQAVNGLLRLGPPVYFVVKAGLNYSDPNHQNVICGTQLCYNDSLTTQVFLAAQFTNVTYLARSSNSWLDDFFDWTSLTGACCQYNTTDGGFCRSVDLSPECTYCDVPRYEWQNGLRRPAGEAFERYIPFFLLDDPTETCTKGGLASYYGSVNYELDAEGRATVHDTNFMAYHAALGTSKDYITAVKYGYEVSENITNAIKNHTGLDIEVFPYSVFYVFYEQYLTMWRDTFVSIGYCLIGTFIFNLLASGFNILTTFAVMCTTVMVVVNMMGVMYIWNIPLNAVSCVNLIVSIGIAVEFCSHIAYAFATSTYSKDDKILDAMKAVGGTIITGITFTNIPIIVLAFSYTEIIEVFFFRMFFSLVILGFIHGMIFFPVLLSYLNNLKWCSKGSSEKAN, from the coding sequence ATGAAGCTCTTTGgactctttttttttgtgtatttgtgGTGTAGTGTGCAAACAAGATGTGTTATGCGAGAAGAGTGCGTAATTGTCAACGGTTTTCCAAAGAACTGCCCGTATGACGGAGACCCTCTGCCTATACTGGCAAATTTGACACAAGAGCTGCAAGAAGCAGTGATCCAAAACCTGCTCCATAGATGTCCCAACCTTATACTTGACGAAGATGGGAACCAGAAGCTTGACGATGAAATACTCGCTTGCTGTGATTACGCACAACTTCAAGGGATGGCAGACAGTCTTTTGATTGCTGAAGGTGTACTTGGCCGGTGTCCAGCGTGTGTCCGCAACTTCGCCAGGCAGGTCTGTGAAATGAACTGTTCACCAGATCAGGCCCGCTTTGTGGACGTTGTTAGGATTGAAACGTCTGTGGATGGTGTTGACTACGTCGATGAGATGAATTTTAGAATGCATGAAGATTTCATGGAGGATGCCTATGCCTCTTGTTCTGGTGTGCTGCTTCCGCAAACAGGTATGCCCGCCGTCAACCTGATGTGTGGCAGTGCGTCGGTGTGCGACGCTCATGCCTGGTTTAGCTTCACTGGAGATACTTCAAGTAATCCTTTAGCGCCGGTTCAAGTAAACTTCATAAAATCAACATCCGAAGATGAATCTATGCATGTTCGTGTCACGCACTGTAACGAGACAATTTACAATGATCTTCCCTGCAACTGTATTGACTGCATGGCAAATTGTCcgacgggaatcgaacctattCCTTTTGAGCCCTGTACGATTTTGTCAGTCAATTGCTATGCATTTTCTGCCTCTTTAATTGTATTACTCATTTCGATTATAATAATAGCATTTTGGACTAGAAAAGACTACACGACGGCTAAAAAACAATCCATTGATACCAAACCTGAAGAGCCTAAGAAACACCATGCTAATAGAATGACGCGCATATTTCAGTCACTATTTACCAAAATTGGAAGGTTCTCTGCGGGTAATCCATTATTGATGATTACGTTGACTACATGGCTAGCATTTGCTATGTTTTTCGGAGTGATACGGCTCAATGTGAGTTCGAATCCTATCGAGCTGTGGTCTGCTCCCGATTCTCGGAGTCGCGCTGATTTGAATTACTATAATTCTAGATTTGGTCCATTTTATCGTGCTTCACAAGTGTTTTTGCGATTTACCGGGTTGACGTCATTTACACACAATAACCAAACTTTCGGACCTGCTTTTAGGATTGAGGCTGTACATGAGTTAATAAGACTAGAAACCGCTATTATGAATATAGGAAGAGATAACGGCGGTGTTACACTGGAAGAAGTGTGCTACGCACCTTTGCGACCACCAGGTGGCGAGAGACGCATTGATCAGTGCGTTACAATGTCTGTTGGTACATATTTTGGGGAAGATAGAATTGTTGACAATAACACGTATCTTACCCAAATTCAAAACTGCATGAATAATCATCTTTTTTTCGGTTGTCAAGCAACCTGGGGTGGAGGCGCTGAACCAGAAATTTCGTTCGGAGGTTACGACGGTGATAACATCTTTAGTGCTGATACTTTGTTAATGAATTTCCCTATAAATAATTTTCTACTAGAACGAGATCTTATACCAGTATTAGAGTGGGAACAAAGTTTTATAGACCTTATGCATGATTACGAAGCTAACTCAAAACCTGATTATGTGAGCGTTGCCTTCGGAGCCGAAAGATCTATTGAAGATGAGATAGAACGAGTATCGGTACTAGAAGCTGTCCCAATTAtaataagttacattttaatgtttctttatATAATGGTTGCTTTAGGGAATGTAAGATCTTGTAAGACCTGGTACATCGAGAGCAAGATTGTAGTTGCTATAGCAGTAGTGATTATCGTATTGATTTCAATATTTTGTGCTATGGGTGTGATGGGATTCTCAGGAGTCACACTCACTTTATTAGCAATCAATGTTGTACCATTTTTTGTGCTATCTGTTGGCGTAGACAATGTTTTCTTGATGGTTAACACACTCCATGAATTGCAGTATAAGTTGAAAGAATACGATGACTATAATGAGAACTTTAGTTTTAATAGAAAGAGAGCTTTCTTGTTTGGAAAGATGTTAGGCAAGGTGGGCCCGTCGATGTTTGTTTCTTCTGTAACACAAATAACTTGTTTTGCTATAGGTAGTCTTGCTAACTTCCCTGCCGTTGTTACGTTTTCAGTGTTTGTTTCCATTTCATTAGCATTTTTGTTTGTCTTCCAAATCACTACTGTAGCTGCAATTTTATCCATTGATTATAAAAGAGTCTCCCAAAGCAGAGTTGATGTTTTTTGTTGTATTCAAAAGAAAGTTCTTGATGACAGTGATCCTTTAAATGCAGATACGCCTTATCAAAGTGTCATAACAAAAGTAATGGAACCTTATACTAAATTCCTTTTGAAGTGGTGGACGAAAATGGTCGTTGTTGCTATTTTTGTAGTTTTGTTATCGACAAGTATCATGTTGATACCTAATTTAGAAGTTGGTTTAGACCAAGAAATGTCGTTACCAGTCGATTCGTATGTGTACACATATTTACAGGCCGTAAATGGGCTCTTGCGCCTAGGTCCCCCAGTATATTTCGTAGTTAAAGCCGGTTTGAATTATAGCGATCCTAACCATCAAAATGTCATTTGCGGAACTCAATTGTGTTACAATGATTCCTTGACAACACAAGTATTTTTGGCCGCTCAATTTACAAACGTAACTTATTTGGCTAGGAGTTCCAATTCTTGGCTGGACGATTTCTTTGATTGGACTAGTTTAACTGGCGCTTGTTGCCAATATAACACTACTGATGGCGGCTTCTGTCGCAGTGTTGATTTATCTCCCGAATGCACTTACTGTGACGTCCCGAGATACGAGTGGCAAAACGGGCTTCGGCGGCCAGCAGGAGAAGCATTTGAAAGGTATATTCCATTTTTCTTATTGGACGATCCAACGGAGACTTGTACCAAAGGAGGGCTGGCTAGTTATTACGGCAGCGTCAACTACGAGCTAGATGCAGAAGGTCGTGCTACTGTTCACGACACCAACTTCATGGCTTACCATGCCGCCCTAGGTACATCGAAGGACTATATAACCGCTGTCAAGTACGGGTACGAGGTCAGCGAAAATATCACAAATGCCATTAAAAACCACACTGGTCTTGATATAGAAGTGTTCCCGTATTCTGTCTTCTACGTATTCTATGAGCAATACCTTACAATGTGGCGCGATACTTTTGTTTCTATCGGTTATTGTTTGATCGgtacttttatatttaacttgttAGCGTCGGGTTTCAATATTTTGACGACATTTGCGGTGATGTGCACTACTGTTATGGTCGTTGTGAACATGATGGGTGTTATGTACATATGGAATATTCCTCTCAACGCAGTGTCCTGTGTTAACCTGATCGTTTCTATAGGTATCGCCGTCGAGTTCTGCAGTCATATCGCTTATGCGTTTGCCACAAGTACGTATTCAAAGGATGATAAAATACTAGACGCAATGAAAGCTGTCGGAGGAACAATAATAACTGGTATAACCTTCACTAACATCCCTATCATTGTTTTGGCCTTCTCCTATACAGAGATCATTGAGGTATTTTTCTTTAGAATGTTCTTTAGTTTAGTCATATTAGGTTTTATACATGGAATGATTTTCTTCCCAGTTTTGTTAAGTTacttaaacaatttaaaatggTGTTCGAAAGGTTCTAGCGAAAAGGCAAATTGA
- the LOC126372990 gene encoding helix-loop-helix protein 1, which produces MKSWLESAGSMEEGGLTCMLAEPREALLPITGRENLAPRKRERALEPCALSEEAYLSSGAGSPCAGLSREERRRRRRATLKYRTAHATRERIRVEAFNAAFASLRRLLPTLPPDKKLSKIEILRLAICYIAYLNHVLDA; this is translated from the exons ATGAAGAGCTGGCTGGAGAGTGCCGGCAGCATGGAGGAAGGCGGGCTGACATGCATGCTCGCTGAGCCTCGGGAGGCCTTACTGCCTATCACTGGGAGAGAGAACCTCGCACCTAGAAAACG ggAAAGAGCTTTAGAACCTTGCGCTTTATCAGAAGAAGCATACTTATCTAGTGGCGCCGGGTCTCCTTGCGCTGGTCTTTCTCGCGAAGAACGTAGACGCCGGCGCAGAGCTACCCTCAAATACCGCACAGCCCACGCCACAAGGGAGAGGATCCGTGTAGAAGCCTTCAACGCGGCTTTCGCATCCCTCAGAAGACTCCTACCAACCCTACCGCCTGATAAGAAACTGTCCAAAATTGAAATACTCCGTCTCGCTATATGCTATATCGCGTATTTAAATCATGTACTAGATGCGTAG